A window of Haliscomenobacter hydrossis DSM 1100 contains these coding sequences:
- the rplS gene encoding 50S ribosomal protein L19, with protein sequence MDAIKFVHEQLTPARQVPLPAFRAGDNVVVNYKIIEGDKERIQSFRGDVIQVKGTGSTKTFTVRKISNGVGVERIFPFASPNIVDVQVTKRGKVRRARLFYLRDLIGKKARIKERKFQKNISQVAQGAQG encoded by the coding sequence ATGGATGCGATAAAGTTTGTTCATGAACAGTTAACTCCGGCGAGACAAGTGCCGTTACCGGCTTTCCGCGCTGGTGATAATGTAGTGGTGAACTATAAGATTATCGAGGGAGACAAGGAGCGTATTCAGTCTTTCCGTGGGGATGTAATCCAGGTTAAAGGTACTGGATCTACAAAGACCTTTACAGTAAGAAAAATTTCCAATGGTGTGGGTGTCGAACGTATTTTCCCGTTCGCTTCTCCTAATATCGTAGATGTTCAGGTAACCAAGCGTGGCAAAGTACGCCGTGCGAGACTGTTCTATCTTCGCGACCTCATTGGTAAAAAAGCCCGGATCAAGGAGCGCAAATTCCAAAAGAACATTTCTCAGGTTGCACAAGGTGCACAGGGGTAA
- a CDS encoding VIT domain-containing protein: protein MKLLRLYLVILLGGLSLVRSQGQQFNSLTVLDPQFNWPSYRGTIEEATITLRPVGLYTEVGLYLTISAKDASFQVGRQLEAVLGFTLPANSIVNDSWLWIDTTIIRAKILDRWTASTIYENIVQRRQDPSILTKVTANQYSLRIYPLIMGDKRKVKINYLVPGNWTTEEVQTVLPVGILRSGQATPPPLEVRLFMDAPWQNPKLSTHPEINFVPKQDPELGTYLSAVIPPAGLSTREVILSLKAPLKNGIFLSRYGDNQEGYYQMALFPEQMIDFSGNLKPRRILVLLHYNPATALGISPSQLMSEISAQLKRVLQPRDFFNVVLSGVSPKVLANDWISASPTEIDRVFNTLQNENLSSLNLPGLMAKGMEWIKSNGKESKILLFSSSVSEGDLGVSNELIRELSLIKGNTEIPFYIVDYARHNAPNYRINNRNYWGNEYFYLNWSRLTKGDYAQQYYCCSDFNLLSASVMDAMTIEKADLDLHTSLQSGFCYNRYNLNQLGEATTLRQPILQVGRYQGNWPFVVELSGKYANNLFFDALTVPLTETHVTDSTGADTWAGNYISALERPGSSNNAIAAEIINASIQRRILSYYTAFLCLEPAQGGEPCLNCIDRSQGPLVGTQDLQDSLIVSKISPNPFRERVMIQLQFKDLIDLSNAKILVYNHVGQVVRTFSDVPKGKIQNLELQWDGRSDGGAEVPAGMYIFRLQTPTGQYSRKLMKLEN from the coding sequence ATGAAATTATTGAGACTTTATTTGGTCATCTTATTGGGAGGACTAAGCCTGGTACGCAGCCAAGGGCAGCAGTTTAATTCCCTTACAGTACTCGATCCTCAATTCAATTGGCCCAGCTACCGTGGGACGATTGAAGAAGCTACAATTACGCTACGCCCGGTTGGATTGTATACTGAAGTAGGCTTGTATCTGACGATTTCTGCTAAAGACGCAAGCTTTCAAGTTGGGCGACAATTAGAGGCTGTATTGGGTTTTACTTTACCCGCCAATTCAATCGTCAATGATTCCTGGCTATGGATCGATACAACGATCATTCGCGCCAAAATCCTTGACCGCTGGACGGCTTCCACGATTTATGAAAACATTGTACAAAGACGCCAGGACCCTTCTATTTTGACTAAAGTAACCGCCAATCAGTATTCTTTACGCATTTATCCCTTAATTATGGGGGACAAACGCAAAGTGAAAATCAATTACCTGGTGCCTGGAAATTGGACTACTGAAGAGGTACAAACCGTATTACCCGTGGGCATCTTGAGAAGTGGACAAGCAACGCCACCACCGCTGGAGGTACGTTTGTTTATGGATGCCCCCTGGCAAAACCCCAAATTATCTACTCACCCGGAGATCAACTTTGTTCCAAAACAAGACCCAGAATTAGGCACTTATCTTTCGGCAGTGATACCCCCTGCTGGACTGAGCACCCGGGAGGTGATTCTCAGTCTGAAAGCGCCGCTCAAAAATGGGATCTTTCTTTCCCGATATGGGGACAACCAGGAAGGTTATTATCAAATGGCGCTCTTCCCCGAACAAATGATTGATTTTTCTGGCAACCTCAAACCACGCCGCATCCTGGTGCTCCTGCATTACAACCCGGCTACTGCCTTGGGAATATCTCCCTCACAACTGATGAGTGAGATCAGTGCCCAGCTTAAACGGGTGCTTCAACCGCGTGATTTTTTTAATGTTGTCCTCAGTGGGGTCAGCCCTAAAGTGTTGGCCAATGACTGGATTTCCGCCAGCCCTACGGAGATTGATCGCGTGTTTAACACTTTGCAAAACGAAAACCTGAGCAGCCTCAACCTCCCTGGTTTGATGGCGAAAGGCATGGAATGGATTAAATCCAATGGAAAAGAGTCAAAGATTTTACTGTTTTCCAGTTCCGTATCCGAGGGGGATTTAGGGGTTTCGAATGAATTGATCCGCGAGTTATCCCTCATCAAAGGCAATACAGAAATCCCTTTTTACATCGTTGACTATGCCCGACACAACGCGCCGAACTACCGCATCAACAACCGCAACTATTGGGGCAACGAATATTTTTACCTCAATTGGTCGCGACTGACCAAAGGAGATTACGCGCAGCAATATTATTGTTGTTCGGATTTTAATTTGCTCAGTGCAAGTGTAATGGATGCCATGACAATCGAAAAGGCGGATTTGGACTTGCACACTTCCCTACAAAGTGGATTTTGTTACAACCGCTACAATTTGAATCAACTAGGTGAAGCCACCACTTTGCGGCAGCCTATTTTGCAAGTAGGCCGTTATCAAGGCAATTGGCCTTTTGTGGTGGAATTATCGGGTAAATACGCCAATAACCTGTTTTTTGATGCGCTTACAGTACCTTTGACCGAAACACATGTTACCGATAGTACTGGTGCAGACACCTGGGCGGGCAATTACATCAGCGCCCTGGAAAGGCCCGGCAGTAGCAACAACGCAATTGCTGCAGAGATCATCAACGCTAGCATCCAAAGACGAATTTTATCCTATTACACCGCCTTCTTGTGTCTGGAACCTGCCCAAGGCGGCGAGCCTTGCCTGAACTGCATTGATCGTAGTCAGGGTCCTCTCGTGGGTACCCAGGACCTGCAAGACAGCCTCATCGTCAGCAAAATCAGCCCGAACCCCTTCCGTGAGCGGGTGATGATCCAGCTGCAATTCAAAGACCTGATCGACCTATCTAATGCCAAAATATTGGTGTACAACCACGTCGGACAAGTAGTACGCACCTTCAGCGATGTCCCCAAAGGGAAAATCCAGAACCTGGAACTACAGTGGGATGGCCGCAGTGATGGCGGCGCGGAAGTGCCTGCGGGGATGTACATTTTCCGTTTGCAGACGCCTACGGGGCAGTACAGCCGGAAGTTGATGAAGTTGGAGAATTAA